A window of Microbacterium sp. BK668 genomic DNA:
CCGGACGAGTCGCGGCGAGTCCTCGCCGCCGGCATCGCGCACGGGCTGCTGCCGAGGGTGCACGGCAACCAGCTCGGTCGCGGGGAGGGCGTGCGCATCGCGGTGGAGCTGGGTGCGGCATCCGTCGATCACTGCACCTATCTGGACGACGAGGATGTCGCGGCGCTCGCCGGGTCGGACACCGTCGCGACGCTGCTGCCCGGCGTCGAGTTCTCCACGCGGCAGCCGTACCCCGACGCGCGCCGTCTGCTCGACGCGGGTGTCACCGTCGCCCTCGCCAGCGACTGCAATCCGGGCTCGAGCTTCACGAGTTCGATGCCCCTCATGATCGCGCTCGCCGTGCGGGAGATGGGCATGACGCCGGCCGAGGCGGTGTGGGCGGCGACCGCCGGCGGAGCCCGGGCGCTCCGCCGCGACGACATCGGCGCGGTCGCCGCCGGCCTCCGAGCCGACCTCGTGCTGCTCGACGCCCCGACCCGGGTACACCTCGCCTACCGCCCGGGTGTGCCCCTCGTCTCCGCCGTCTGGAAGGACGGCGCGCGGCTCCCGGCCGGCCCCCGTCCGTGAGGCCGATGCGGCAGCAGACGTGAGCCGCAGAAGGAGGTCTGGCTCAGCGCGGGGTGTCGAGGGTCCAGGACTCCGGATCGACGGCGGTCGCGACCTCCCAGTCGTCCTCGTCCCACACGAAGGTCGCGACGGCGCAGGTCGGCATGTGGCCGATGCCGCCGTCCGAGAGCTGACCGGCCAGGACCGTCATGCCGGGGTCGTGGGCGACGACGACGACCGAGCCGACACCGCGCTCGGCTCCCGCGCGCAGGAGGAGCGACGCCGGCGCGCCGTACAGCCGCTCCTGCCGCTCGACGGGAACGCCGAGCGCCTGGCCGAAGAAGCCGGCCGTCGTCGATGCGCGCAGCGCCGTGCTCGACAGGATCGCGTCGGCGCGGAAGCCCGTCCCGGCGAGCCGCGCGGCCATGCGGGGCGCATCGCGCAGTCCCCGGTCGTTGAGCGGCCGGTCGTGGTCGTCGAGCGAGGCATCGCCCCAGTCCGATTTGGCGTGGCGCACGAGCACGAGCCTCGTCATCGCGGAATCCTTCCTGCCAGGAGCTCCAGCACGCACAGCGCGGCGAGGCGCACAGTCCGCCCGTCGGGGGCATCGGCCGTCGCATCGACCTCGGCGATGTCGGCGCTGCGGAGGCGGGGATCGGATGCCGCGTGCCGCACAAGCGCGCGAAGCTCCCACGCCGCGAGACCGCCGGGCACCGAGGCCGGGCAGCCCGGCGCGACGGAGCGGTCGCACACGTCGACGTCGATGTCGAGGTGGATGCCGCCACCGCCCGCGCCCGCGTCGGCCACCGCGCCCGCGCTGGCCACACCGCCCGCGCCCGCGCCGGCCACCGCGCCCCCGCCCGCTACCGCGCCCCCGCCGGCCACCTCGAGGGCCTCCTGCATGACGTCGGCGATCCCCCGGCGACGCACGTCGTCGAGCGGGATCACGGTGATCCCGTACTCCTCGGCGCGCCGCGCGTAGGCGACCGAGTTGGCGAAGTCGGCGATGCCGATCTGCACGATCCGACGGCCGTCCAGCCCGTCGGCGACGAGTCTGCGCACGGGGGAGCCGTTGGAGACGCCGTCCCGGAGGTCGAGGTGGGCATCCAGCGTGATGAGCCCGTCGGCGCGCATCCCCTGTGCGACCGAGTACGTGAGGGAGTTGTCCCCGCCGATCGCGACGACGAGCCCCGCACGCGCGGCGAGCTCCGCGACCCTCGAGCGCACCCGCGCCTCGCCTTCCGGCCCGTCGGGATCCTCGACGTCACCCGCGTCGACGATCCGCATCGCCTCGGCGAGGTCGATCGCGGGCGGCCCCACGAGGGTCGGGCTGTAGCGCGCCAGCGCGTCCCGTACGGCGCCGGGAGTCGCGTTGGCGCCGGTCGGGGAGAGCGACGTCCGCCAGGCGGGGATGCCGACGATCGCGGCATCCACCTCGCCCTCCGTCTCGTCGAACGACGGCCATCCGCCCGCGCGGGGCCAGAGCGGATCGTGTGGGAGCGCCATCAGATCGACACGTACACCCAGGCGTCGCGACCGCTGGCCAGCGCGACCGATTCGCGGACGTAGAGCGACACCTCGTACTCGTCGGCGGCGTCGAGCTCGTCGGCCGTCAGCCACATCGCCTTTCCGACGACCTTGTCGTGCCGGTTGCCGGTCGCGCGCACCACGGGATGAACCGCGAGACCCGACAGGTCGACGACGCGGTAGTCCTCGATCTCGGCGTAGTCGACCGTGTAGCCGGGCAGCACATCGTCCTCTCCGGCGATGATCCGCCCGAAGATGTCGAGCTGGACCTGCGGATCGTGCAGCGTGCCGTAACTGAAGAGCAGCTGGTCGGCGGGCTCGGGCATGCGGCCAGATTATCCGAGCAGCGCGTGCGCGATCGAGAAGATGACGAGGCCCGCGAGAGCTCCGACGATGGTGCCGTTGAGCCGGATGTACTGCAGGTCGCGGCCCACCATGAGCTCGATCTTCTCCGTCGTCTCGGCCGGGTCCCACCGCTCGACGGTGTCGGTGATGATCGACGCGATGTCGTGCCGGTAGCGGTCGACGAGGAAGACCGCGGCATCCGTCACCCACGTGTCGAC
This region includes:
- a CDS encoding histidine phosphatase family protein — protein: MTRLVLVRHAKSDWGDASLDDHDRPLNDRGLRDAPRMAARLAGTGFRADAILSSTALRASTTAGFFGQALGVPVERQERLYGAPASLLLRAGAERGVGSVVVVAHDPGMTVLAGQLSDGGIGHMPTCAVATFVWDEDDWEVATAVDPESWTLDTPR
- a CDS encoding arginase family protein — encoded protein: MALPHDPLWPRAGGWPSFDETEGEVDAAIVGIPAWRTSLSPTGANATPGAVRDALARYSPTLVGPPAIDLAEAMRIVDAGDVEDPDGPEGEARVRSRVAELAARAGLVVAIGGDNSLTYSVAQGMRADGLITLDAHLDLRDGVSNGSPVRRLVADGLDGRRIVQIGIADFANSVAYARRAEEYGITVIPLDDVRRRGIADVMQEALEVAGGGAVAGGGAVAGAGAGGVASAGAVADAGAGGGGIHLDIDVDVCDRSVAPGCPASVPGGLAAWELRALVRHAASDPRLRSADIAEVDATADAPDGRTVRLAALCVLELLAGRIPR
- a CDS encoding gamma-glutamylcyclotransferase family protein is translated as MPEPADQLLFSYGTLHDPQVQLDIFGRIIAGEDDVLPGYTVDYAEIEDYRVVDLSGLAVHPVVRATGNRHDKVVGKAMWLTADELDAADEYEVSLYVRESVALASGRDAWVYVSI